In the genome of Streptomyces collinus, one region contains:
- a CDS encoding potassium channel family protein, whose translation MNDPAVARTESARLRQKQDQEQEQERERRRRPRRRATAAVLVRAALIATGLVTVYYVLPLDGRSTSRTSALLACGLLLVFVIFWWEVRAIANSPYPRLKAVEALAATLVLFLLLFAGTYYLLEHSTPGSFSEPLTKTDSLYFTLTTFTTVGYGDVTPRTQTGRVLTMVQMVGGLLLVGVAARILAGAVQAGLRRRGREPSDDFASRPED comes from the coding sequence ATGAACGATCCAGCGGTTGCCCGGACCGAGTCCGCCCGGCTCCGGCAGAAGCAGGACCAGGAGCAGGAACAGGAGCGAGAACGGCGTCGGCGGCCGCGGCGACGCGCGACGGCCGCGGTCCTCGTGCGTGCGGCGCTCATCGCGACCGGTCTCGTCACCGTCTACTACGTGCTGCCTCTGGACGGGCGGAGCACGAGCCGCACCTCGGCCCTGCTCGCCTGCGGTCTGCTGCTGGTCTTCGTGATCTTCTGGTGGGAGGTGCGGGCCATCGCGAACTCGCCCTACCCGCGGCTGAAGGCCGTCGAGGCCCTGGCCGCCACGCTGGTCCTCTTCCTGCTGCTCTTCGCGGGCACCTACTACCTGCTGGAGCACTCCACCCCGGGTTCGTTCAGCGAACCGCTGACCAAGACGGACTCCCTGTACTTCACGCTCACCACGTTCACCACGGTCGGATACGGGGACGTCACTCCCCGCACCCAGACGGGCCGCGTACTGACGATGGTTCAGATGGTGGGCGGGCTGCTGCTGGTGGGCGTTGCCGCACGGATCCTGGCCGGCGCAGTGCAGGCGGGCCTGCGCCGCCGGGGACGGGAACCCTCGGACGACTTCGCCTCGCGGCCGGAGGACTGA
- a CDS encoding HdeD family acid-resistance protein, which produces MATSPSQGPRTGAASGPPGTAYGTAGDPAQVLAALGRSWTWILASAVATLVPGVLLLVWPEATLHVVAVLMGLYLLAAGAFRFVATFARQEQGHRLPSLLLAVLYVLAGVLCLRNPLQTITALSLIVGLVWLVSGILTLYTALAARDLPHRGFLLGAAVLGIVAGIVVLALPAESARALTRLLGLWLVLLGLAEAGLAFAWRAALRGSPAAGPHGSTGNA; this is translated from the coding sequence ATGGCCACGTCACCGAGCCAGGGGCCACGTACCGGCGCCGCGTCCGGGCCCCCGGGGACGGCGTACGGCACCGCGGGCGACCCCGCCCAGGTGCTGGCGGCCCTCGGACGCTCCTGGACGTGGATCCTCGCCTCGGCGGTGGCGACCCTCGTGCCGGGCGTCCTGCTCCTGGTCTGGCCCGAGGCCACCCTGCACGTCGTGGCGGTGCTGATGGGCCTGTACCTGCTGGCGGCCGGGGCGTTCCGCTTCGTCGCGACCTTTGCCCGGCAGGAGCAGGGCCACCGCCTGCCCAGCCTGCTCCTGGCGGTGCTCTACGTGCTGGCCGGAGTGCTGTGCCTGAGGAATCCGCTGCAGACCATCACCGCGCTGTCGCTGATCGTCGGCCTGGTCTGGCTGGTGTCCGGCATCCTCACGCTCTACACCGCCCTCGCCGCCCGGGACCTGCCGCACCGCGGCTTCCTCCTCGGCGCCGCGGTGCTGGGCATCGTCGCGGGCATCGTGGTGCTGGCCCTGCCCGCGGAGTCGGCCCGCGCGCTGACCCGGCTGCTCGGCCTGTGGCTCGTCCTGCTCGGACTGGCCGAGGCCGGGCTCGCGTTCGCGTGGCGGGCGGCGCTGCGCGGATCGCCCGCCGCCGGTCCGCACGGCTCCACCGGGAACGCCTGA
- a CDS encoding YhjD/YihY/BrkB family envelope integrity protein, which yields MSGTSAPTPPSRRSRGERISSRLRWGPAARLLPRLAALNIVEGAVRLAAQAFLAALPLLMTVAAFAPDGVQDMLADALQKVVGVEGDTLQEVRRAFEATGPAGNTAGAVGVLVTLASATAFSRALQAVCRRCWNLPRLPLRAAAWRWPLWLVVWLVYLLLQAPIRSGFGAGPVLGAVLSLLGATLLWWWSQHLLLSARVGWSELLPGAVLAGTGTVVLSWAARLLMPAAMDRSLEEFGLLGPVFTFLSWLIAVFLVAVSGLALGETVATSGWYRRALGTRRLPRGGRTITRSG from the coding sequence ATGTCCGGCACCTCGGCCCCGACTCCACCGTCCCGCAGGTCGAGGGGCGAGCGGATCTCGTCGCGCCTGAGGTGGGGCCCCGCGGCGCGGCTGCTGCCCAGGCTGGCCGCGCTCAACATCGTGGAAGGGGCGGTCCGGCTGGCCGCCCAGGCCTTCCTCGCCGCGCTTCCGCTGCTGATGACGGTGGCGGCGTTCGCACCCGACGGCGTGCAGGACATGCTGGCCGACGCACTGCAGAAGGTCGTCGGGGTCGAGGGCGACACGCTGCAGGAGGTGCGCCGCGCCTTCGAGGCGACCGGACCCGCCGGGAACACGGCCGGGGCCGTGGGCGTGCTCGTCACACTCGCCTCGGCGACCGCCTTCAGCCGGGCGCTCCAGGCGGTGTGCCGGCGGTGCTGGAACCTGCCCCGGCTCCCGCTGCGGGCGGCGGCCTGGCGCTGGCCGCTGTGGCTGGTGGTCTGGCTCGTCTACCTGCTCCTCCAGGCGCCGATACGCAGCGGCTTCGGCGCGGGCCCGGTTCTCGGAGCGGTGCTGTCCCTGCTGGGGGCGACGCTGCTGTGGTGGTGGTCGCAGCACCTGCTGCTGAGTGCCAGGGTCGGCTGGAGCGAGCTGCTGCCGGGAGCGGTCCTGGCGGGGACGGGGACGGTCGTGCTCAGCTGGGCGGCCCGCCTGCTGATGCCCGCGGCCATGGACCGCAGCCTGGAGGAGTTCGGCCTGCTGGGGCCGGTGTTCACCTTCCTGTCGTGGCTGATCGCGGTCTTCCTGGTGGCCGTCTCGGGGCTGGCGCTCGGCGAGACGGTGGCCACGTCCGGCTGGTACCGCAGGGCGCTCGGCACCCGCCGCCTGCCACGCGGCGGCCGCACGATCACCCGCTCCGGGTGA